In a genomic window of Nocardia fluminea:
- the ppgK gene encoding polyphosphate--glucose phosphotransferase, translating into MSTRGHAFGIDIGGSGVKGAEVDLATGLLTHERIKIPTPRPSTPDAVAAAVAELVAQTGWEGPVGITMPCVVLDGHARTAANIDQAWIGTDARALFAKALGGREVTVLNDADAAGLAEDSYGTARDLHGLTLLLTFGTGIGSALLYNGVLVPNSELGHLKIEGVDAEDLAAASVKDNEGLTYPEWAQRVSRVLRHIEDLFWPKVIVAGGGISRDHEQWIPLLTNRTPVIPAVLKNTAGIVGAAMAIDAGLAP; encoded by the coding sequence ATGTCCACTCGGGGGCACGCATTCGGTATCGATATCGGCGGCAGCGGGGTGAAGGGCGCCGAGGTCGATCTGGCCACCGGCCTGCTCACCCATGAGCGCATCAAGATCCCGACACCGCGGCCGTCCACGCCCGACGCCGTCGCCGCGGCGGTCGCCGAACTCGTGGCGCAGACGGGGTGGGAGGGTCCGGTCGGCATCACGATGCCGTGCGTGGTGCTCGACGGTCACGCCAGAACCGCGGCCAACATCGACCAGGCCTGGATCGGCACCGACGCGCGCGCGTTGTTCGCCAAGGCGCTGGGCGGGCGCGAGGTCACCGTGCTCAACGACGCCGACGCGGCGGGCCTGGCCGAGGACTCCTACGGCACCGCGCGCGACCTGCACGGGCTGACGCTGCTGCTCACCTTCGGCACCGGCATCGGCTCCGCGCTGCTCTACAACGGCGTGCTGGTGCCCAACTCCGAGCTCGGCCATCTCAAGATCGAGGGCGTCGACGCCGAGGATCTGGCGGCGGCCTCGGTCAAGGACAACGAGGGCCTGACCTACCCGGAGTGGGCACAGCGGGTGAGTCGCGTGTTGCGCCACATCGAGGATCTCTTCTGGCCGAAGGTGATCGTGGCGGGCGGCGGCATCAGCCGTGATCACGAACAGTGGATTCCCTTGCTCACCAACCGAACTCCCGTGATTCCGGCTGTCTTGAAGAACACCGCGGGTATCGTCGGCGCGGCGATGGCCATCGATGCGGGCCTCGCGCCGTAG
- a CDS encoding RNA polymerase sigma factor: protein MVATNTRQTADSASDADADDAANPAKKTPAKKAAAKKAPAKKAVAKKAPAKKAAAKKAPAKKAAAKKATSGEGGEEQLDDESVEVDDLGDLEVAEDELVGEEVVVEDVAEETADVAETAEPSEKDKASGDFVWDEEESEALRQARKDAELTASADSVRAYLKQIGKVALLNAEEEVELAKRIEAGLFAAEKMREFAEAGEKLSVTTRRDFNWIVRDGNRAKNHLLEANLRLVVSLAKRYTGRGMAFLDLIQEGNLGLIRAVEKFDYTKGYKFSTYATWWIRQAITRAMADQARTIRIPVHMVEVINKLGRIQRELLQDLGREPTPEELAKEMDITPEKVLEIQQYAREPISLDQTIGDEGDSQLGDFIEDSEAVVAVDAVSFTLLQDQLQSVLETLSEREAGVVRLRFGLTDGQPRTLDEIGQVYGVTRERIRQIESKTMSKLRHPSRSQVLRDYLD, encoded by the coding sequence GTGGTAGCCACGAATACCCGTCAGACCGCCGACTCGGCCTCCGACGCCGATGCCGACGACGCCGCAAACCCGGCCAAGAAGACGCCGGCCAAAAAGGCCGCCGCCAAAAAGGCGCCGGCCAAGAAGGCCGTAGCCAAGAAGGCTCCGGCGAAGAAGGCTGCCGCCAAGAAGGCTCCGGCCAAGAAGGCCGCCGCGAAGAAGGCGACCTCGGGCGAGGGCGGTGAGGAGCAGCTCGACGACGAGTCGGTCGAGGTCGACGATCTCGGTGATCTCGAAGTCGCCGAGGACGAACTCGTCGGCGAGGAGGTCGTCGTCGAAGACGTCGCCGAGGAAACCGCCGACGTCGCCGAGACCGCGGAGCCGTCCGAGAAGGACAAGGCTTCCGGCGATTTCGTCTGGGACGAGGAGGAGTCCGAAGCGCTGCGTCAAGCACGCAAGGACGCCGAACTCACCGCCTCCGCCGACTCGGTGCGCGCCTATCTCAAGCAGATCGGCAAGGTAGCGCTGCTCAACGCGGAGGAGGAGGTCGAACTCGCCAAGCGCATCGAGGCAGGCCTGTTCGCCGCGGAGAAGATGCGCGAGTTCGCCGAGGCGGGCGAGAAGCTCTCGGTCACCACGCGCCGCGATTTCAACTGGATCGTGCGCGACGGCAACCGGGCCAAGAACCACCTGCTCGAGGCCAACCTGCGACTGGTCGTCTCGCTGGCCAAGCGCTACACCGGTCGCGGTATGGCGTTCCTCGACCTCATCCAGGAAGGCAACCTGGGTCTGATCCGCGCGGTCGAGAAGTTCGACTACACCAAGGGTTACAAGTTCTCGACCTACGCGACGTGGTGGATCCGTCAGGCCATCACCCGCGCGATGGCCGATCAGGCCCGCACCATTCGTATCCCGGTGCACATGGTCGAGGTCATCAACAAGCTCGGCCGTATCCAGCGTGAGCTGCTCCAGGACCTGGGCCGTGAGCCCACGCCGGAGGAGCTCGCCAAGGAAATGGACATCACGCCGGAGAAGGTGCTGGAGATCCAGCAGTACGCGCGTGAGCCGATCTCGCTCGACCAGACCATCGGCGACGAGGGTGACAGCCAGCTCGGTGACTTCATCGAGGACTCCGAGGCGGTCGTCGCGGTCGACGCGGTGAGCTTCACCCTGCTCCAGGATCAGCTGCAGTCGGTGCTGGAAACACTGTCCGAGCGTGAGGCGGGCGTGGTGCGGTTGCGCTTCGGCCTCACCGACGGTCAGCCGCGCACCCTCGACGAGATCGGTCAGGTCTACGGCGTCACGCGTGAGCGCATCCGCCAGATCGAATCGAAGACGATGAGCAAGCTGCGCCACCCGAGCCGTTCGCAGGTTCTGCGCGACTACCTCGACTAG